A genomic stretch from Acidobacteriota bacterium includes:
- a CDS encoding serine/threonine-protein kinase translates to MLDAYVDTQKRYRILNELGTGGFARVLLCRDRIRRELRAVKVANRSGDESLLREARGLRYLSHPGIVRVHEVDCDERGRPFLVMDFLEGPTLHDFLEFHRKLPMAVAVQLADEIADALGAIHGEGLVHRDLTPSNVILDRRTRRPILCDFGIARDLGLSTQTGSGAGTLAYMPPEQMRGRSTPKSDIFALGVLLYQMLTGQVPWGEAKTAIIAYRILRLDRKRLSRQMSSLPEGLRPVLLRAMARDPRQRFASAAALRRALAALRVRRRGRNLEQLLDAYYNIRRVCSACGSDLITHMSYCPQCADRKRLTWSDSLPGRCQECGWEKASNWHYCAWCGNPFSRPRGRKDPAIARGHCPSCRRSVPLYARFCPHCRERLSWDVEFKVPCPSCAWGVSPRWNGCPWCGRRLRRRRAGPRRAARP, encoded by the coding sequence GTGCTCGACGCCTACGTGGATACCCAGAAGCGCTACCGCATCCTCAACGAGTTGGGGACGGGAGGCTTCGCCCGGGTACTGCTCTGCCGCGACCGCATCCGTCGCGAACTTCGGGCCGTGAAGGTGGCCAATCGCTCCGGCGACGAGTCCCTGCTGCGGGAAGCCCGGGGCCTGCGCTACCTCTCCCACCCGGGCATCGTGCGGGTCCACGAGGTCGACTGCGACGAGCGGGGCCGCCCCTTCCTGGTGATGGATTTCCTCGAGGGGCCGACCCTCCACGACTTCCTCGAGTTCCACCGCAAGCTGCCGATGGCCGTGGCGGTGCAACTGGCCGACGAGATCGCCGATGCCCTCGGAGCGATCCACGGTGAAGGCCTGGTGCACCGGGACCTGACCCCTTCGAACGTGATCCTCGACCGCCGCACCCGGCGCCCGATCCTCTGCGACTTCGGCATCGCCCGGGACCTGGGGCTGTCGACCCAGACCGGCTCGGGCGCCGGCACCCTGGCCTACATGCCCCCCGAGCAGATGCGGGGCCGCTCCACACCGAAGAGCGACATCTTCGCCCTGGGCGTGCTGCTCTACCAGATGCTCACCGGCCAGGTGCCCTGGGGCGAGGCCAAGACGGCGATCATCGCCTATCGCATCCTGCGGCTCGACCGCAAGCGCCTCTCGCGGCAGATGAGCAGCCTGCCCGAGGGCCTGCGGCCGGTCCTCCTGCGGGCCATGGCCCGGGATCCCCGCCAACGCTTCGCCTCGGCGGCGGCCCTGCGGCGAGCCTTGGCCGCACTGCGCGTGCGCCGCCGCGGCCGCAACCTCGAACAGCTCCTCGACGCCTACTACAACATCCGGCGGGTCTGCTCGGCCTGCGGCTCGGACCTGATCACCCACATGAGCTACTGCCCCCAGTGCGCCGATCGCAAGCGCCTGACCTGGTCCGATTCCCTGCCCGGCCGCTGCCAGGAATGCGGCTGGGAAAAGGCCTCCAACTGGCACTACTGCGCCTGGTGCGGCAACCCCTTCTCCCGCCCGCGGGGGCGCAAAGATCCCGCCATCGCCCGGGGCCACTGTCCCTCCTGCCGGCGCAGCGTGCCCCTCTACGCCCGCTTCTGCCCGCACTGCCGGGAGCGCCTGAGCTGGGACGTGGAGTTCAAGGTTCCCTGCCCGAGCTGCGCGTGGGGGGTCTCCCCCCGCTGGAACGGCTGTCCCTGGTGCGGACGCAGGCTCCGTCGCCGCCGGGCAGGTCCCCGGCGCGCCGCTCGCCCCTAG
- a CDS encoding porin: protein MPERIARPRPASWFSGGDVRASVGLLALALSLTAAQAETAQPGPTVPRRIESLEATVARQQALIHSLLERIEALERSACKPAPPTPATAPTSPEAATLGEDSPREAWPDEMEIIDSRLAFLPDISGYFDFEYRNDNRKNSPGAFRHHRMSLHLSKELDSFRLFSELEFEYGPEFSGSGDTVLDEAHGAIKLERAWVEWVQSDLFTLRSGIVLTPGYWNVNHYPNVILSTRNPLLVHEIFPKSITGVMGYGSWYRRRFGLLYNAYIGNGSGAFSTKNDDNESKAVGGHLSFDLSPNRAIDRLRLGISGYTDNPAEGPRTRTVGYDAQFAMGRFSLLSEYARRHSAENRSGLYIQPSWRFDNRWATYLRYDRLDVSGSGRRTEYTWGLNFRPQPLVSLKFEIYRAEVPDEPAFFGIAPSVAMAF from the coding sequence ATGCCCGAGAGGATCGCCCGACCACGGCCGGCTTCCTGGTTTTCCGGGGGCGACGTCCGGGCATCCGTCGGCTTACTCGCGCTTGCGCTCTCGCTCACCGCGGCACAGGCGGAGACAGCCCAGCCCGGCCCCACCGTTCCGCGAAGAATCGAGTCCCTGGAGGCCACTGTCGCCCGACAGCAGGCCCTGATCCACAGCCTGCTCGAACGCATCGAAGCCCTCGAGCGCTCCGCCTGCAAGCCGGCTCCACCCACCCCGGCGACCGCGCCCACGAGCCCCGAGGCCGCAACCCTGGGCGAAGACAGCCCCCGGGAAGCATGGCCGGACGAGATGGAAATCATCGACTCGCGCCTGGCCTTCCTCCCGGATATCTCCGGCTACTTCGACTTCGAATACCGCAACGACAACCGCAAGAACAGCCCCGGGGCCTTTCGACATCACCGCATGTCGCTTCATCTCTCCAAGGAACTCGACAGTTTCCGCCTCTTCAGTGAACTGGAATTCGAATACGGCCCCGAGTTCTCGGGATCCGGCGACACCGTCCTCGACGAGGCCCACGGCGCGATCAAGCTCGAACGCGCCTGGGTCGAATGGGTCCAATCCGATCTCTTCACCCTCCGCAGCGGAATCGTCCTGACCCCGGGTTACTGGAACGTGAACCATTACCCGAACGTGATTCTCTCTACCCGGAACCCACTGCTCGTCCACGAGATCTTCCCCAAGAGCATCACCGGGGTGATGGGCTATGGCTCGTGGTATCGCCGCCGTTTCGGCCTCCTTTACAACGCCTACATCGGAAACGGCTCCGGCGCTTTCTCCACGAAAAACGATGACAATGAGAGCAAAGCCGTCGGCGGGCACCTCTCCTTCGACCTGTCGCCGAACCGGGCCATCGACCGCCTCCGCCTGGGGATCAGCGGCTACACGGACAACCCCGCGGAAGGCCCCCGCACGCGTACCGTCGGCTACGACGCTCAATTCGCCATGGGACGCTTCAGCCTCCTGTCGGAGTACGCCCGCCGTCACTCTGCCGAAAACCGCAGCGGCCTCTACATCCAACCGAGTTGGCGATTCGACAACCGCTGGGCCACCTACCTGCGGTACGACCGCCTCGACGTCTCAGGATCCGGAAGGAGGACCGAATATACCTGGGGACTCAACTTCCGCCCCCAGCCCCTCGTCTCCCTGAAATTCGAGATCTACCGCGCGGAAGTTCCGGACGAACCCGCTTTCTTCGGCATCGCGCCGTCGGTGGCCATGGCCTTCTAG
- a CDS encoding ABC transporter permease encodes MRRAWLLLALLPLAAAAGPWLAPADPLVSPDPVNLKLLPPVSQARALVRLDGSLLPLARDAEPGFRVEGSRVRYLRGRRWVEVDLAALQRQPGGAPRLTTTYFPLGTDRFGRDLLSRLLVGARTSLLVGLGAVLLAGWLGALAGLTGGLFGGWVDAILSRLGDALLAVPRIVLVMAIAALWRPAPWGIALLVGLTGWAPIARMVRAEVRSWAESERVLAARAAGAGPGRIAWRHLGPLAAPTVLVAMSLRVGPFVLLEAALSFLGFGIAPPLPSWGNILADGRDLLFEAWWLTAFPGLALALAVLLANAGADRLREGLVE; translated from the coding sequence GTGAGGCGGGCCTGGCTACTGCTGGCCCTGCTGCCCCTGGCAGCGGCGGCGGGCCCCTGGCTGGCTCCAGCCGATCCCCTGGTCTCCCCCGACCCAGTGAACCTCAAACTCCTGCCCCCGGTCTCCCAGGCCCGGGCGCTGGTCCGGCTGGACGGCTCCCTGCTGCCCCTGGCCCGGGACGCGGAACCGGGTTTCCGCGTGGAAGGCTCACGGGTGCGCTATCTGAGGGGTCGGCGATGGGTCGAGGTGGACCTGGCCGCCTTGCAGCGACAGCCCGGAGGAGCCCCCCGCCTGACGACCACGTACTTCCCGCTGGGCACCGATCGCTTCGGCCGCGACCTGCTCTCCCGCCTGCTGGTCGGGGCGCGCACCTCCCTGCTGGTCGGGCTGGGAGCCGTGTTGCTGGCGGGGTGGCTCGGAGCACTGGCCGGGCTCACCGGCGGCCTGTTCGGCGGCTGGGTCGACGCGATCCTCTCCCGCCTGGGCGATGCCCTGCTGGCGGTGCCGCGCATCGTGCTGGTGATGGCCATCGCCGCGCTCTGGCGTCCGGCCCCCTGGGGTATCGCCCTGCTGGTCGGGCTGACCGGCTGGGCCCCCATCGCCCGCATGGTGCGCGCCGAAGTGCGCTCGTGGGCGGAGTCGGAACGGGTCCTCGCCGCCCGGGCCGCCGGAGCGGGCCCGGGACGTATCGCCTGGCGACATCTTGGGCCCCTGGCCGCTCCCACGGTGCTGGTGGCCATGAGCCTGCGGGTCGGTCCCTTCGTGCTTCTCGAGGCGGCGCTCTCCTTCCTCGGCTTCGGCATCGCCCCCCCCCTGCCCTCGTGGGGCAACATCCTGGCCGACGGCCGCGATCTGCTCTTCGAGGCGTGGTGGCTGACGGCTTTCCCCGGCCTGGCCCTGGCCCTGGCGGTGCTGCTGGCCAATGCGGGCGCCGACCGCCTGCGGGAAGGGCTGGTAGAATGA
- a CDS encoding SPFH domain-containing protein, protein MLRETIRNGLPGVPVLVLGIIALTAAVLGMLRMILIQAVPGIIAGGVLIVLVVFLLAGLFMVAPNEGKVLQLFGDYRGTAREPGLRWANPFYAKKTISLRVRNFETGKLKVNDSRGNPVEIAAIVVWRVVDTAEAAFQVDDYENYVRVQSEAALRNMATGYPYDAHEEGEVALASHTAEISRRICEETQARLEKAGVQIIEARISHLAYAAEIASAMLRRQQATAVVAARQKIVEGAVGMVEQALELLAERHVLELDEERKAAMVSNLLVVLCAETEAQPVVNTGSLYT, encoded by the coding sequence ATGCTCCGTGAAACGATCCGAAACGGTTTGCCCGGTGTTCCCGTCCTCGTCCTGGGCATCATCGCCCTGACCGCCGCCGTCCTCGGCATGCTCCGGATGATCCTCATCCAGGCCGTCCCCGGCATCATCGCCGGCGGGGTGCTGATCGTCCTCGTGGTCTTCCTGCTGGCGGGACTGTTCATGGTGGCCCCCAACGAGGGCAAGGTGCTCCAGCTTTTCGGCGACTACCGGGGGACGGCCCGGGAGCCCGGCCTGCGCTGGGCCAACCCGTTCTACGCCAAGAAGACGATCTCCCTGCGGGTCCGCAACTTCGAAACCGGCAAGCTGAAGGTCAACGACTCCCGCGGCAACCCGGTGGAGATCGCCGCGATCGTGGTCTGGCGAGTCGTGGACACCGCCGAGGCCGCCTTCCAGGTCGACGACTACGAGAACTACGTCCGGGTGCAGAGCGAGGCCGCCCTGCGCAACATGGCGACGGGTTACCCCTACGACGCCCACGAAGAGGGCGAGGTGGCCCTGGCCAGCCACACCGCCGAGATCTCGAGGCGCATCTGCGAGGAGACCCAGGCCCGACTGGAGAAGGCAGGTGTGCAGATCATCGAAGCCCGGATCAGCCACCTGGCCTACGCGGCGGAAATCGCCTCGGCCATGCTCAGGCGCCAGCAGGCCACCGCCGTGGTGGCCGCCCGCCAGAAAATCGTCGAAGGCGCAGTGGGTATGGTCGAGCAGGCCCTCGAACTCCTCGCCGAGCGCCATGTCCTCGAACTCGACGAGGAGCGCAAGGCGGCGATGGTCTCCAACCTCCTCGTAGTGCTCTGCGCTGAGACCGAAGCGCAGCCCGTGGTCAACACCGGGAGCCTCTACACCTAG
- a CDS encoding response regulator codes for MRRRDGSLPGLGPVILLCVLILAIVTTATYLIYQQSAVILRQRAERQLERELRAARNTTRRAITSLVDDLQMLARQPGMIRILDLDVDRQIADLLDTALRRSPYVIDLTCRRLDGQLIAWSGSLDQPAETTKSDTDPCSASEAVLQPAAPPGHNIRLTIPVSWVFDRRERIGCLQATVSMDAFLEVEEQWWVALADSSGKLVVQHGPDLGREVPLGDNILTHPDHGEIRIRSAEVPLPDGVQGPRWYVAVGARSADLLGHVTTLKRMALWMILGASSAMLFLVAGFAHRQRVLMKKLADHAAGLERATQSLEKAREEAEAAARAKGEFLANMSHEIRTPLNAVIGMTSLLADTELSDEQREYVETTRNSAEVLLHLINDILDFSKIESGKLDFEVHPFDVQTLVEESLDLVVPATAGKELELAYFIDPTVPDALVGDAARLRQILVNLLSNAIKFTDRGEVVIEVSASVEGEEDAGSQAGTPCIVHFSVRDTGIGIPPDRLESLFDAFTQADASTTRRYGGTGLGLSISRRLSEMMGGRLWAESTPGRGSTFHFTIRGEAASQRPHAAGVDAAAELSGKRLLIVDDNATARRILVLQTKKWEMIPRAACSGPQALEWIRNGEVFDLAIIDMQMPGMDGWMLAGAMASEPLAKDMPLIMLSSIGGRPDAAMASRFSAIMPKPVKAAVLKRVLTQVIAHRDPAASPQPGGLEVDHRLGEKLKLRILLVEDNPVNQKVALRMLEKMGLRADVAANGVEAIEALDRRSYDVILMDVRMPEMDGLEATRLICAKWPPGSRPLIVAMTAGAMDQDRAECLAAGMDEYITKPVRAETLKIVLETCARRIAQRESNTSPV; via the coding sequence ATGCGCCGTAGAGACGGCTCCTTGCCAGGCCTGGGGCCGGTGATCCTGCTCTGTGTCCTGATCCTTGCGATCGTGACGACGGCCACCTACCTGATCTACCAGCAGAGCGCGGTCATCCTGCGGCAGCGCGCCGAACGGCAACTGGAACGGGAATTGCGCGCCGCCAGGAACACGACCCGGAGGGCCATCACCAGCCTCGTCGATGATCTCCAAATGCTCGCCCGCCAACCGGGAATGATTCGCATCCTGGATCTGGACGTGGATCGACAGATAGCGGACCTCCTCGACACGGCACTGCGTCGCTCCCCGTACGTCATCGATCTGACGTGTCGTCGTCTCGACGGACAACTCATCGCCTGGTCCGGATCGCTCGACCAGCCTGCCGAAACGACCAAGAGCGATACAGATCCCTGTTCCGCCTCCGAAGCCGTTCTTCAGCCGGCAGCTCCGCCCGGCCACAACATCCGGCTCACCATTCCCGTGTCGTGGGTCTTCGACCGGCGAGAACGAATCGGTTGCCTCCAGGCGACGGTTTCGATGGACGCCTTCCTCGAAGTCGAGGAGCAGTGGTGGGTCGCCCTCGCCGACTCTTCCGGCAAGCTGGTCGTCCAGCACGGACCGGACCTGGGCCGGGAGGTGCCGCTCGGTGACAACATCCTCACTCACCCCGACCACGGCGAGATCCGCATCCGGTCGGCGGAAGTTCCACTGCCCGATGGCGTCCAGGGTCCGCGGTGGTACGTCGCGGTCGGCGCCCGGAGCGCCGATCTGCTGGGCCACGTGACAACGCTGAAGAGAATGGCCCTCTGGATGATTCTCGGCGCCTCCTCGGCGATGCTCTTCCTGGTGGCCGGCTTCGCTCATCGACAGCGGGTGTTGATGAAAAAACTCGCCGATCACGCAGCGGGACTCGAGCGAGCGACTCAGTCCCTCGAGAAAGCAAGGGAAGAAGCTGAAGCGGCTGCGCGCGCCAAGGGGGAGTTCCTGGCCAACATGAGCCACGAGATCCGCACCCCGCTCAATGCCGTCATCGGCATGACCAGCCTGCTTGCCGACACCGAACTCTCCGACGAACAACGAGAGTACGTGGAGACGACCCGGAACAGCGCGGAGGTCTTGCTGCACCTGATCAACGACATCCTCGATTTCTCCAAGATCGAGTCGGGCAAGCTGGACTTCGAAGTCCACCCCTTCGATGTCCAAACCCTCGTGGAGGAGTCTCTCGACCTGGTCGTTCCCGCCACCGCGGGCAAAGAACTCGAACTGGCCTACTTCATCGACCCTACCGTACCCGACGCTCTTGTCGGAGACGCGGCACGGCTGCGCCAGATCCTGGTCAACCTGCTCAGCAACGCTATCAAGTTCACCGACCGGGGAGAAGTCGTCATCGAGGTCTCGGCTTCCGTGGAAGGCGAAGAGGACGCCGGCAGCCAGGCCGGTACACCCTGCATCGTACACTTCTCTGTGCGGGACACCGGGATCGGAATCCCGCCCGATCGACTGGAGTCGCTATTCGACGCCTTCACCCAGGCCGATGCCTCGACGACCAGGCGTTACGGCGGCACCGGCCTGGGCCTGTCCATCAGCCGGCGGCTGAGCGAGATGATGGGCGGCAGGCTATGGGCGGAAAGCACGCCGGGCCGTGGATCGACTTTTCACTTCACGATCCGTGGCGAGGCCGCCAGCCAAAGGCCGCACGCCGCCGGCGTGGATGCGGCCGCCGAGCTCTCCGGCAAGCGGCTGCTGATCGTGGATGACAACGCCACGGCACGCCGGATCCTCGTTTTGCAGACGAAGAAGTGGGAGATGATTCCCAGGGCGGCATGTTCAGGTCCTCAAGCTCTCGAGTGGATTCGCAACGGAGAAGTCTTCGACCTGGCGATTATCGACATGCAGATGCCTGGGATGGACGGATGGATGCTGGCCGGGGCCATGGCATCCGAACCCCTGGCGAAGGACATGCCCCTGATCATGCTTTCTTCGATTGGCGGCCGGCCGGATGCCGCGATGGCCTCGAGATTCTCGGCCATCATGCCCAAGCCGGTCAAAGCCGCGGTCCTCAAGCGGGTCTTGACCCAGGTGATCGCCCACCGCGATCCCGCCGCCTCGCCCCAGCCCGGCGGACTCGAGGTGGATCATCGCCTCGGGGAGAAGCTGAAGCTCAGGATTCTCCTGGTCGAAGACAATCCGGTCAATCAGAAGGTCGCTCTCCGCATGCTGGAGAAGATGGGCCTGCGGGCGGATGTGGCGGCCAACGGCGTGGAGGCGATCGAGGCGCTGGATCGACGTTCGTACGACGTCATCCTGATGGACGTCCGCATGCCGGAGATGGATGGACTCGAGGCCACCCGGCTGATCTGCGCCAAGTGGCCGCCGGGAAGCAGGCCGCTGATTGTCGCGATGACGGCAGGAGCGATGGATCAGGACCGCGCCGAGTGCCTGGCGGCGGGCATGGACGAATACATCACCAAGCCCGTGCGAGCCGAAACTCTCAAGATTGTCCTGGAGACATGCGCGCGCCGGATCGCCCAGCGAGAATCCAACACCAGTCCGGTCTGA
- a CDS encoding TIGR03790 family protein has protein sequence MTRTTAAFLFAAGLALAFGPVAAQGVRDDILIVVNDNSTDSPLVGEDYARQRDVPRTNICHVRVTAGYFFTWTEFLNLRDQMIRCMQDNTFDDPNLEPVVCTGTDSPYYCQESVDQLRQHSKIRYLVMTRGVPTRMKVDNSNLPYNGPTSADNYLKYWIVRYFTDDVPFSFTERRHAFLDGRGMRTVDVPTDGELIVSRIDGLDLDHARALVDRAKAAEATGIYGKLYGSKYGSTGGLARWYDYQNNRYVYGDASTSWRVQLGLVGEDRTACMDYLDQPASSAAGKAPDDCRARMTSGNDPPPGRASSREPNPFDGLFYLGSLDGQPTTGSFNEFRNWRKDDTCTNTLCREAADPAACQAASTDVFREIDTSCMGVADGFWGYNFQSYPVSYFTAWPTAWYQNSGSSFTSLGGGDMNRLAFPDVRDTVGRTDSYSLWFGNRDEVADPLCYATSDFSGAPTEPCPDEERMMINQRVVFTERAVDTTSPQQYRIGLWYRSEGMSPTRNLRVQLWIREVDAGSDAIDYGIQTLATVGATTDWTYAAATFTLDPALHTRGDRLYDGLRIRLDTNGVFGGFLALDDVSIQEVGDPTELAVNGSFDQGHEQVSGGDHAANFLSRLNGAAFFGSLSHHESGGHSFDNHPQETLLYFLRGLPLGDAVWWAEPHNSGILYGDPLYSPVAVRLDYFNDDDLAIDAFVPLYGSAINGRDPAQVNTTYSVDVCPGSDFHACDLDGSWTPTGVTGDSGYTEHQFLGTWDTSALAQGPWTLRLRVESSQVGSSRVQSFYDYYPVTVGLPLDEVQDLQVAKGFPVVVSWTSQDPLYGPETRYDLVTGRVGTLLATGDYSASECLAEDWPDTPFQDWRTPPPAGDAHYYLVRSQNGADRSSFGDGVGIAPDPRNDLDLGGAPCQ, from the coding sequence GTGACCAGGACCACGGCAGCGTTTTTGTTCGCGGCAGGCCTGGCCCTCGCCTTCGGGCCGGTGGCAGCCCAGGGGGTGCGGGACGACATCCTGATCGTCGTCAACGACAATTCGACCGACTCGCCCCTGGTGGGCGAAGACTACGCCCGACAGCGCGACGTGCCGCGCACGAACATCTGCCACGTCCGCGTCACCGCCGGCTACTTCTTCACCTGGACCGAATTTCTCAACCTTCGCGACCAGATGATCCGCTGCATGCAGGACAACACCTTCGACGATCCCAACCTGGAGCCGGTGGTCTGCACGGGGACCGACTCGCCTTACTACTGCCAGGAGTCGGTGGACCAGCTCCGGCAGCACTCGAAGATCCGCTACCTGGTGATGACCCGCGGCGTGCCGACCCGGATGAAGGTCGACAACTCCAACCTGCCCTACAACGGCCCCACCTCGGCGGACAACTACCTGAAGTACTGGATCGTCCGCTATTTCACCGACGACGTGCCGTTCTCCTTCACCGAGCGACGCCATGCCTTCCTCGATGGCCGCGGGATGCGCACTGTGGATGTTCCCACCGACGGAGAGCTGATCGTCTCCCGCATCGACGGGCTGGATCTCGACCACGCCAGGGCCCTGGTCGATCGGGCCAAGGCCGCGGAAGCCACCGGCATCTACGGCAAGCTCTATGGCTCGAAGTACGGCAGCACGGGAGGCCTGGCCCGCTGGTACGACTACCAGAACAACCGCTACGTCTACGGCGACGCGAGTACATCCTGGCGGGTGCAGCTCGGCCTGGTCGGCGAGGACCGCACGGCCTGCATGGACTACCTCGATCAGCCCGCCTCCTCGGCCGCGGGCAAGGCTCCGGACGACTGCCGGGCTCGTATGACCTCGGGCAACGACCCGCCCCCGGGCCGCGCCAGCTCCCGCGAACCGAATCCTTTCGATGGCCTGTTCTATCTCGGCTCTCTCGATGGCCAGCCCACCACGGGATCCTTCAACGAATTCCGCAACTGGCGTAAGGACGACACCTGCACCAACACCCTGTGCCGGGAAGCTGCCGACCCCGCAGCTTGCCAGGCCGCCTCCACCGACGTCTTCCGCGAGATCGACACCTCCTGCATGGGCGTGGCGGACGGCTTCTGGGGCTACAACTTCCAGTCCTACCCCGTCTCCTACTTCACCGCCTGGCCCACGGCCTGGTACCAGAACTCCGGGTCGAGCTTCACCAGCCTGGGCGGAGGCGACATGAACCGGCTGGCCTTCCCCGACGTGCGGGACACCGTCGGCCGCACCGACAGCTACAGCCTGTGGTTCGGCAACCGGGACGAGGTCGCCGACCCTCTGTGCTACGCGACGAGCGATTTCAGCGGCGCGCCGACCGAGCCCTGCCCCGACGAAGAACGGATGATGATCAACCAGCGCGTCGTCTTCACCGAGCGGGCCGTGGACACCACCAGCCCCCAGCAGTACCGCATCGGCCTGTGGTATCGCAGTGAAGGCATGTCACCGACGCGCAACCTGCGGGTCCAGCTCTGGATCCGGGAGGTCGACGCGGGCAGCGACGCCATCGACTACGGCATCCAGACCCTCGCCACGGTCGGCGCTACCACCGATTGGACCTACGCCGCAGCGACCTTCACTCTCGATCCCGCGCTTCACACCCGCGGGGATCGACTCTACGACGGCCTGCGGATCCGCCTCGATACCAACGGTGTCTTCGGTGGCTTTCTGGCCCTCGACGATGTTTCCATCCAGGAGGTGGGAGACCCCACCGAACTGGCCGTCAACGGCAGCTTCGACCAGGGCCACGAGCAGGTCAGCGGTGGCGACCACGCCGCCAACTTCCTCTCGCGCCTCAACGGCGCCGCCTTCTTCGGCTCCCTCAGCCACCACGAGTCGGGGGGGCACTCCTTCGACAATCACCCCCAGGAGACCCTGCTCTACTTCTTGCGCGGCCTGCCCCTGGGCGACGCCGTATGGTGGGCCGAGCCCCACAACAGCGGCATCCTCTACGGCGATCCCCTCTACTCGCCGGTGGCCGTACGGCTCGACTACTTCAACGACGACGACCTGGCGATCGACGCTTTCGTACCGCTCTACGGCAGCGCGATCAATGGCCGCGATCCGGCACAGGTCAACACGACCTACAGCGTGGACGTCTGCCCGGGCAGCGATTTCCACGCTTGCGACCTGGACGGGAGCTGGACGCCCACCGGCGTCACCGGTGACAGCGGCTACACCGAGCACCAGTTCCTTGGCACCTGGGACACGTCGGCCCTGGCCCAGGGGCCCTGGACCCTGCGACTGCGGGTGGAGTCGAGTCAAGTGGGCTCGAGCCGCGTACAGAGTTTCTACGACTACTACCCGGTCACCGTGGGCCTGCCCCTCGACGAGGTGCAGGACCTGCAGGTGGCAAAGGGCTTCCCCGTGGTGGTCTCCTGGACCAGTCAGGACCCCCTCTACGGGCCGGAAACCCGCTACGACCTGGTGACCGGACGGGTCGGCACGCTGCTGGCCACCGGCGACTACTCCGCCTCCGAGTGCCTGGCCGAGGACTGGCCCGACACGCCCTTCCAGGACTGGCGCACCCCCCCGCCCGCCGGCGATGCCCACTACTACCTGGTGCGCTCCCAGAATGGCGCGGACCGCAGCTCCTTCGGCGACGGGGTGGGCATCGCCCCCGACCCGCGCAACGACCTGGACCTGGGCGGCGCGCCCTGCCAGTAG
- a CDS encoding ABC transporter permease, which produces MLRWIAGRVAQAALTLLVVVAAAFLLLESLPGDPLPRGDDPSLTLADRQRLEAVYALDRPPAERFLTFVSHALRGDFGISLSRHRPVLEVLLTALGPTLLLTGTALAIAFTLGLTLGTRAALHPRGPSGMVVHRLLPALDALPPFWLGLLAIWLFAWKLDWLPASHMRRAGAQGFDLPDLLRHLLLPALVIGVPSAAAVARHHATRLAESLAGAAALAGRAMGLPRRVLLRRALRESAQPVVALAGLALPVTVGGAVVVEVVFSWPGLGRVHHQALEARDLPLVLGGLILVGAAVLVGGILTDLLGAWLDPRQRLGSEEAR; this is translated from the coding sequence GTGCTCCGGTGGATCGCAGGCCGCGTGGCCCAGGCGGCGCTGACCCTGCTGGTGGTAGTGGCCGCAGCCTTCCTGCTGCTCGAATCTCTCCCCGGCGATCCCCTGCCCCGGGGCGACGACCCGTCGCTGACCCTGGCCGACCGCCAGCGTCTCGAAGCGGTCTACGCCCTCGACCGGCCTCCCGCCGAGCGTTTTCTCACCTTCGTGAGCCATGCCCTGCGAGGCGATTTCGGCATTTCCCTCAGCCGCCACCGACCGGTCCTCGAAGTCCTGCTGACGGCCCTGGGACCCACCCTGCTGCTGACCGGAACGGCCCTGGCCATCGCCTTCACCCTGGGCCTGACCCTCGGCACCCGGGCCGCCCTCCATCCGCGGGGGCCCAGTGGCATGGTGGTCCACCGCCTGCTCCCGGCCCTCGACGCCCTGCCTCCCTTCTGGCTCGGTCTGCTGGCGATCTGGCTCTTCGCCTGGAAGCTGGACTGGCTGCCCGCCTCTCACATGCGGCGAGCCGGAGCCCAGGGGTTCGATCTCCCCGACCTGCTGCGGCACCTGTTGCTGCCCGCCCTGGTGATCGGCGTGCCGTCGGCCGCGGCGGTGGCCCGGCACCACGCCACGCGCCTGGCAGAGAGCCTGGCCGGCGCGGCCGCCCTCGCCGGTCGCGCCATGGGTCTTCCGCGGCGCGTGCTGCTGCGCCGCGCCCTGCGGGAGTCCGCCCAGCCGGTGGTGGCCCTGGCGGGACTGGCCCTGCCGGTCACCGTCGGTGGAGCGGTGGTGGTGGAGGTGGTCTTCTCCTGGCCGGGACTGGGCCGGGTCCACCACCAGGCCCTCGAAGCCCGGGACCTGCCCCTGGTGCTCGGGGGGTTGATCCTGGTGGGGGCGGCGGTGCTGGTCGGTGGCATTCTCACCGATCTGCTCGGCGCCTGGCTCGATCCCCGCCAGCGTCTCGGCTCGGAGGAGGCGCGGTGA